The Clostridioides sp. ES-S-0010-02 genome window below encodes:
- the fabD gene encoding ACP S-malonyltransferase, with translation MGKVALVFPGQGAQYVGMAKDLYENNEVAKNVIDEACSALNIDLKKLMFEGSEEELSKTENTQPAMVTHSVAVLKAIQSKIDLKYDACLGLSLGEYSALVAADAIDFKDAVCLVKKRGKFMQETVPTGVGAMAAILGLDREILGSVVKDIQGGIVEVANYNSPGQIVISGENEKIEEAMVKCKEAGAKRAVKLNVSGPFHSSMLREAGVKLASELDKVNITKPKVDVVANVNADYYENEGKDLLIKQVSSSVLWEDSIERLLNDGYDTFIEMGPGKTLKAFIKKIASNKKASVNIYNIDGIDSLNEFVQDYGNGEI, from the coding sequence ATGGGAAAAGTTGCACTAGTATTTCCTGGTCAAGGAGCCCAGTATGTAGGGATGGCTAAGGATTTATATGAAAATAACGAGGTTGCCAAAAATGTGATAGACGAGGCTTGTAGTGCCTTAAATATAGATTTAAAAAAGCTTATGTTTGAGGGTAGTGAAGAAGAACTTTCTAAAACTGAAAATACTCAACCAGCTATGGTTACACATAGTGTAGCTGTACTAAAAGCGATACAATCAAAAATAGATTTAAAATATGATGCATGTTTAGGTTTATCTTTAGGAGAATATAGTGCATTAGTTGCAGCAGATGCAATTGATTTTAAAGATGCTGTATGCCTAGTTAAAAAAAGAGGTAAATTTATGCAGGAAACAGTCCCAACAGGGGTTGGAGCCATGGCAGCGATTTTAGGTTTAGATAGAGAAATATTAGGAAGTGTTGTAAAAGACATACAAGGAGGGATTGTAGAAGTAGCAAATTACAATTCTCCTGGTCAGATAGTTATATCTGGTGAAAATGAAAAGATAGAAGAAGCAATGGTAAAATGTAAAGAGGCAGGAGCAAAAAGAGCTGTTAAATTAAATGTAAGTGGGCCTTTCCACTCATCAATGTTAAGAGAAGCTGGAGTAAAACTAGCTAGTGAATTAGACAAAGTTAATATAACTAAGCCTAAAGTTGATGTAGTAGCAAATGTAAATGCAGATTACTATGAAAATGAAGGTAAAGACTTGCTTATAAAACAAGTAAGTTCTTCTGTACTTTGGGAAGATTCTATAGAAAGATTATTAAATGATGGGTATGATACTTTTATAGAAATGGGACCAGGAAAAACTTTAAAAGCATTTATTAAGAAGATAGCCTCTAATAAAAAAGCAAGTGTGAATATTTACAATATAGATGGTATAGATTCTTTAAATGAATTTGTACAAGATTATGGAAATGGAGAGATATAA
- a CDS encoding acetate kinase yields MKILVLNCGSSSLKYQLIDMSNEEVLCIGLVERIGIEGSILKHEKAGRDDKYIVEQPMKDHKDAIALVLEAVAHPEFGAVKEMKEIDAVGHRVVHAGEKFATSVVITPEVEEALKECIDLAPLHNPANIMGIDACKAILPGVPMVGVFDTAFHQTMPKSSYLYGLPHELYTKYGVRRYGFHGTSHNYVSQKAAEMLGKDIKDLKIVTCHLGNGASIAAVDGGRCIDTSMGFTPLEGLIMGTRCGDIDPAILPFLMRKEGLDADGLDKLMNKESGVYGMTGISSDFRDIEDAAKNGDERAQATLEAYVKKVQKYIGAYAAEMNGLDVVVFTAGVGENGKAIRADIASNMEFLGMKLDKEANDVRGKETVISTADSKVKMLLIPTNEELMIARDTLRLVK; encoded by the coding sequence ATGAAAATATTAGTATTAAACTGTGGGAGTTCTTCATTAAAATATCAATTAATAGATATGAGTAATGAAGAAGTTTTATGTATAGGATTAGTTGAAAGAATAGGAATCGAAGGTTCTATACTTAAACATGAAAAAGCAGGAAGAGATGATAAATACATTGTTGAACAACCAATGAAAGACCATAAAGATGCAATAGCATTAGTATTAGAAGCTGTTGCTCACCCAGAATTTGGTGCAGTTAAAGAAATGAAAGAAATAGATGCAGTAGGGCATAGAGTTGTTCATGCTGGAGAAAAATTTGCAACTTCAGTAGTAATAACTCCAGAAGTAGAAGAAGCTTTAAAAGAATGTATAGATTTAGCTCCACTTCATAATCCAGCAAACATAATGGGAATTGATGCTTGTAAGGCTATACTTCCAGGTGTACCAATGGTAGGAGTATTTGATACTGCTTTCCATCAAACAATGCCTAAATCTTCATACTTATATGGTTTACCTCATGAATTATATACTAAATATGGAGTAAGAAGATATGGGTTCCATGGAACTTCTCATAACTATGTATCTCAAAAAGCAGCAGAGATGTTAGGAAAAGATATAAAAGACTTAAAAATAGTAACTTGTCACTTAGGAAATGGTGCTTCTATAGCTGCTGTTGATGGTGGAAGATGTATAGATACATCTATGGGATTCACTCCATTAGAAGGATTAATAATGGGAACTAGATGTGGAGATATAGACCCTGCTATACTACCTTTCTTAATGAGAAAAGAAGGTTTAGATGCTGATGGATTAGATAAATTAATGAACAAGGAATCTGGAGTATATGGAATGACTGGAATTTCTAGTGATTTCAGAGATATAGAAGATGCAGCTAAAAATGGAGATGAAAGAGCTCAAGCAACATTAGAAGCTTATGTTAAAAAAGTACAAAAGTATATAGGTGCTTATGCTGCTGAAATGAATGGATTAGATGTTGTAGTATTTACTGCTGGTGTAGGTGAAAATGGAAAGGCTATAAGAGCAGACATAGCTTCTAATATGGAGTTCTTAGGAATGAAACTAGATAAGGAAGCTAATGATGTTAGAGGAAAAGAAACAGTAATATCTACTGCTGACTCTAAAGTAAAAATGCTTTTAATACCAACTAACGAAGAATTAATGATAGCTAGAGATACATTAAGATTAGTAAAATAA
- the plsX gene encoding phosphate acyltransferase PlsX has product MKIVIDGMGGDNAPKSNVEGAVNAIKEYQVDLIITGDKDLLEKEFSNYEFDKNKLEIVHTTEIIENEDKPVKAIRSKKDSSMVVALNLVKEGKADAIISAGNTGALLAGGLFVVGRIKGIDRPCLCSAIPNVKRGMTLIADCGANADCKSKNLVEFAAMSNIYSRKVLGLENPKVALANVGLEEGKGNDLVKKSYEEIKKLDLNFIGNVEAREVINAYTDIIICDGFTGNILLKSAEGVALSVMSLIKETFMASTKSKIGALLIKDDLKKLKSFIDYSEYGGAPLLGLNGGVIKAHGSSDAKAIKNAINQGIKFTKGKVVEDINQFISKYNEENKNNEDE; this is encoded by the coding sequence ATGAAAATAGTAATAGATGGAATGGGTGGAGATAATGCACCAAAATCTAATGTAGAAGGCGCAGTAAATGCTATAAAAGAATATCAAGTAGATTTAATAATCACAGGAGATAAAGATTTATTAGAAAAGGAATTTTCAAATTATGAATTTGATAAAAATAAACTAGAAATAGTTCATACTACTGAGATTATAGAAAATGAAGATAAACCAGTTAAGGCTATAAGAAGCAAAAAAGATTCATCTATGGTAGTAGCATTAAACCTCGTAAAAGAAGGTAAGGCAGATGCTATAATATCAGCTGGAAACACAGGAGCTTTACTTGCTGGTGGATTATTTGTAGTCGGTAGAATAAAAGGAATTGATAGACCTTGCTTATGCTCAGCAATACCAAATGTAAAGCGAGGAATGACACTTATAGCAGACTGTGGTGCGAATGCAGATTGTAAATCTAAGAATCTAGTTGAATTTGCAGCTATGAGTAATATTTACTCAAGAAAAGTGTTGGGACTTGAAAATCCTAAAGTGGCACTAGCAAATGTTGGACTAGAAGAAGGTAAAGGCAATGATTTAGTTAAAAAATCATATGAGGAAATTAAAAAATTAGATTTAAATTTTATAGGGAATGTAGAAGCTAGAGAGGTTATAAATGCATATACAGATATAATTATTTGTGATGGATTTACAGGTAATATATTACTTAAATCTGCTGAAGGGGTAGCCCTTTCAGTTATGAGTCTTATAAAGGAAACTTTTATGGCTAGTACAAAAAGCAAAATAGGAGCATTACTTATAAAAGATGATTTAAAAAAATTAAAGAGTTTTATAGATTATTCTGAGTATGGTGGAGCTCCACTTCTAGGATTAAATGGAGGAGTTATAAAGGCTCATGGTAGCTCTGATGCTAAAGCTATAAAAAATGCTATAAATCAAGGTATAAAATTTACAAAAGGAAAAGTTGTTGAGGATATCAATCAATTTATAAGTAAATATAATGAAGAAAATAAAAATAACGAAGATGAATAA
- the acpP gene encoding acyl carrier protein yields MFNKVVEIIIEQLGVEDKEITMETSLMKDLEADSLDAVEIIMALEDEFGIEIPDTEAENFKSIGDIVNYIEANK; encoded by the coding sequence ATGTTTAATAAAGTTGTAGAAATAATAATAGAACAATTAGGAGTAGAAGATAAAGAAATAACTATGGAAACATCATTAATGAAAGATTTAGAAGCAGATTCATTAGATGCAGTAGAAATAATAATGGCACTTGAAGATGAATTTGGTATAGAAATACCAGATACAGAAGCAGAAAACTTCAAATCTATAGGGGACATAGTTAACTATATAGAAGCTAACAAATAG
- the fapR gene encoding transcription factor FapR, with amino-acid sequence MKKKSKAQRQQELIDMLKTDPFYTDEELSSLFNVSIQTIRLDRMSLNIPELRERVKSIAETQSSKVKTLGVKEITGEIIDLSVGQLGISMLEVTEDMIYSKTNTLKDTYIFSLADSLAMAIIDAPKVIMRVANVKCFKLIEQQDRLIAKAEVYRNIDKKHYVKVVINNKAQEQIFRGKFIFEELD; translated from the coding sequence ATGAAAAAGAAGAGTAAAGCCCAAAGACAACAAGAGCTTATAGATATGCTAAAGACTGATCCTTTTTATACTGATGAAGAATTATCAAGTTTGTTTAATGTTAGTATACAGACAATAAGATTAGATAGAATGAGTCTAAACATACCAGAGCTAAGAGAAAGAGTCAAATCAATAGCAGAAACTCAGAGTTCAAAAGTAAAGACTTTAGGAGTAAAGGAAATTACAGGCGAAATCATTGATTTATCTGTAGGGCAATTAGGTATATCTATGTTAGAAGTTACAGAGGACATGATTTACTCTAAAACTAATACTTTGAAAGATACGTATATATTTTCTCTAGCAGATTCATTAGCAATGGCTATAATAGATGCACCTAAAGTTATTATGAGAGTTGCAAATGTAAAATGTTTTAAGTTGATAGAACAACAAGACAGACTTATAGCAAAAGCAGAAGTGTATAGAAATATAGACAAAAAGCATTATGTAAAAGTTGTTATCAACAATAAAGCCCAAGAGCAAATATTTAGAGGGAAGTTTATCTTTGAAGAGTTAGATTAG
- a CDS encoding FAD-binding oxidoreductase → MYKSIDKKDIDFLIDICGDENVVVGSDINEDFSHDELGGIEKYPEVLVNVIETEQVSKIMKYAYENNIPVTPRGQGTGLVGAAVAINGGIMINLCKMNKILEVDYENLTLTVEPGVLLMTIGQYVQERDLFYPPDPGEKSATIAGNINTNAGGMRAVKYGVTRDYVRGLEVVLPNGEVINIGGKVVKNSSGYSIKDLLIGSEGTLGIVTKAILKLLPLPKKSVSLLIPFPNLSMAIETVPKIIKSKSIPTAIEFMERDVILAAEEFLGKKFPDNTSDAYLLLTFDGNSIEEIEKEYEKVANLCLENGALDVFISDTQERNDSIWSARGAFLEAIKASTTEMDECDVVVPRDKVAEFIRYTHELQDELKIRIKSFGHAGDGNLHIYILKDSMDEHTWKVRLKEAFDCMYKKSRELNGQVSGEHGIGYAKKEYLHESKSDAYMMLIKNIKIAFDPKNILNPGKIY, encoded by the coding sequence ATGTATAAATCAATTGATAAAAAAGATATAGATTTTTTAATAGATATTTGTGGAGATGAAAATGTAGTAGTTGGAAGTGATATAAATGAAGATTTTTCACATGATGAACTTGGAGGAATAGAAAAATATCCTGAGGTTTTAGTAAATGTGATTGAAACCGAGCAAGTATCTAAAATAATGAAATATGCATATGAAAACAATATACCAGTTACGCCAAGAGGACAAGGAACTGGTCTTGTAGGAGCTGCTGTTGCCATAAATGGTGGAATAATGATTAATCTATGTAAAATGAATAAAATACTTGAGGTTGATTATGAAAATCTAACATTGACAGTAGAACCAGGAGTTTTGCTTATGACAATAGGTCAATATGTTCAAGAGAGAGACTTATTTTATCCACCTGACCCAGGTGAGAAGAGTGCTACAATAGCAGGTAATATAAATACTAATGCAGGTGGAATGAGAGCAGTAAAATATGGTGTTACAAGAGATTATGTTAGAGGTCTTGAAGTAGTATTACCAAATGGAGAAGTTATAAATATAGGGGGAAAAGTAGTTAAAAATAGTTCTGGATATAGTATAAAAGATTTATTAATAGGTTCAGAAGGAACTTTAGGAATAGTTACAAAAGCGATATTAAAATTGCTTCCTTTACCAAAGAAAAGTGTAAGTTTACTTATACCTTTTCCAAATTTATCAATGGCAATAGAAACTGTTCCTAAAATAATAAAATCGAAATCAATACCAACAGCCATAGAATTTATGGAGAGAGATGTAATATTGGCTGCGGAAGAATTTTTAGGTAAAAAGTTTCCAGATAATACATCAGATGCTTATCTTCTACTTACGTTTGATGGAAATAGTATTGAAGAAATTGAAAAAGAATATGAAAAAGTTGCTAATCTGTGTTTAGAAAATGGAGCATTAGATGTATTTATATCAGATACGCAAGAAAGAAATGATTCCATATGGTCAGCCAGAGGTGCTTTCTTAGAAGCTATAAAGGCATCTACAACAGAAATGGATGAATGTGATGTCGTTGTACCAAGAGACAAGGTAGCAGAGTTTATAAGATATACTCATGAGCTTCAAGATGAGTTAAAAATAAGAATAAAAAGTTTTGGTCATGCAGGTGATGGAAATCTACACATATATATATTAAAAGATAGTATGGATGAACATACTTGGAAAGTAAGATTAAAAGAAGCTTTTGACTGTATGTATAAAAAATCTAGAGAACTTAATGGTCAAGTCTCAGGTGAACATGGTATAGGATATGCAAAAAAAGAGTATTTACATGAATCAAAATCAGATGCCTATATGATGTTAATTAAAAATATAAAAATAGCTTTTGACCCTAAAAATATTTTAAATCCAGGAAAAATATATTAA
- the fabG gene encoding 3-oxoacyl-[acyl-carrier-protein] reductase — MINLTGQVAIVTGGSRGIGREIAKKLASLGADIVINYTSKEDEALKTKSEIEGMGVKCTSIKCDVSKSDEVNQMMDSIIKEFGKIDILVNNAGITKDALLMRMKEEDFDRVIDINLKGVFNCTKAVIKPMMKKKYGRIINMTSVVGIMGNAGQTNYCASKAGVIGFTKSSARELASRNININAVAPGFIETDMTKVLSDEVKESTLSNIPKKSYGKPEDVANAVAFLVSDMSSYITGQVLNVDGGMVMQ; from the coding sequence ATGATAAATCTTACAGGACAAGTAGCAATTGTTACTGGTGGCTCTAGAGGTATAGGGAGAGAAATAGCAAAGAAACTAGCATCTCTTGGAGCTGATATAGTAATCAATTATACTTCTAAAGAGGATGAAGCCCTAAAAACTAAAAGTGAAATAGAAGGTATGGGTGTAAAATGTACTTCTATAAAATGTGATGTATCTAAATCTGATGAAGTAAATCAAATGATGGACTCTATTATAAAAGAGTTTGGAAAAATTGATATATTAGTTAATAATGCAGGTATAACTAAAGATGCATTACTTATGAGAATGAAAGAAGAAGATTTTGATAGAGTTATAGATATAAATTTAAAAGGTGTATTTAATTGTACAAAAGCAGTTATTAAACCTATGATGAAAAAGAAATATGGTAGAATAATAAATATGACTTCAGTAGTTGGAATCATGGGAAATGCAGGTCAAACTAATTACTGTGCATCAAAAGCTGGCGTGATTGGATTTACAAAATCTTCTGCAAGAGAATTAGCATCAAGAAATATAAATATAAATGCAGTGGCACCAGGATTTATAGAAACAGATATGACTAAAGTACTAAGTGATGAGGTAAAAGAATCAACACTATCAAATATACCAAAAAAATCTTATGGTAAACCAGAAGATGTAGCCAATGCTGTAGCATTTTTAGTTAGTGATATGTCAAGTTATATAACAGGACAAGTGTTAAATGTAGATGGTGGAATGGTAATGCAATAA
- a CDS encoding DUF177 domain-containing protein: MKVSIEKINRKETDKIDLNFCEKIDTISYCDEIYKLVSPVNLKGKVSKTNKGLYLDIDVNFTIVDNCSRCLKEVEIPLEYSIQGFLVKEEDYDEDEFEEFDPFIFDGEEIDLIDIIEQTLDFNLPHKVLCSENCKGLCQGCGANLNKEECSCSEITNDEEYIDPRFAKLKDLFN, translated from the coding sequence ATGAAAGTTAGCATAGAAAAAATAAATAGAAAAGAAACTGACAAAATAGACTTGAATTTTTGTGAAAAAATTGATACTATTAGTTATTGTGATGAGATTTACAAATTAGTATCACCTGTAAATTTAAAAGGTAAAGTATCAAAGACTAATAAAGGTTTGTATCTAGATATAGATGTTAATTTTACAATTGTTGACAATTGTTCAAGATGTCTTAAAGAAGTAGAAATACCATTAGAGTATTCTATACAAGGTTTTTTAGTAAAAGAAGAAGATTATGATGAAGATGAATTTGAGGAGTTTGATCCTTTTATATTTGATGGTGAAGAAATCGACCTTATTGATATAATAGAACAGACATTAGATTTTAATTTGCCTCATAAAGTTCTTTGTAGTGAAAACTGTAAAGGTCTTTGTCAAGGATGCGGAGCAAACTTAAATAAAGAAGAATGTTCTTGCAGTGAAATTACAAACGATGAGGAATACATAGATCCTCGTTTTGCTAAATTAAAAGATTTATTTAATTAA
- a CDS encoding nucleotidyltransferase, with the protein MNILGLIVEYNPFHNGHIYHLSKSIEKTNATHTVAIMSGNFLQRGEPALFDKYTRAKIAVENGVDLVIELPTMFACQSAEIFSHGAITILNSLNCISSVCFGSEEGNTDILYSIAEILANEPKEFKLLLKKYLDDGMLFPVARANSLFDYIHQYENNDLSQKTTKEQLLKILNSSNNILGIEYIKNLINLNSNIKPFTISRVQSEYNSKEINNSICSATAIRTSLKENCNISQLKKVIPEKTYSILNEKIDNKFFPMFDELFFDTLKTIILRDISNLKDYFEVNEGIENKIYKDIFTSNSLYELQLSIKSKRYTLTKIKRTLNNILLGIKKSDIHLVKDIDIVPYIRILAFNDKGREVLKEIKNKSNIDIINKFSNISFSLDDAIFKTLISYDIKSTNIYNSVYYRNNQDLVKGPMDFYTRPIYVK; encoded by the coding sequence ATGAATATACTTGGATTAATAGTTGAATATAACCCATTTCATAATGGACATATCTATCATTTATCTAAATCTATAGAAAAAACAAATGCAACACATACAGTGGCAATCATGAGTGGAAACTTTCTTCAAAGAGGTGAGCCCGCTTTATTTGATAAATATACTAGAGCAAAAATTGCTGTCGAAAATGGTGTAGACTTAGTTATAGAATTACCAACTATGTTTGCTTGCCAAAGTGCCGAAATTTTTTCTCATGGTGCCATCACAATTTTAAATTCTCTAAACTGCATAAGTTCTGTATGTTTTGGTAGTGAAGAGGGAAACACAGATATTCTTTATAGTATTGCAGAGATTTTAGCAAATGAGCCAAAAGAATTTAAATTACTTTTAAAAAAATATTTAGATGATGGTATGTTATTTCCAGTGGCTAGAGCTAATTCACTTTTTGATTATATACACCAATATGAAAACAACGACTTATCTCAAAAAACTACAAAAGAACAATTATTAAAAATATTAAATTCATCAAATAATATACTTGGTATAGAATATATAAAAAATCTTATCAATTTAAACAGCAATATAAAGCCATTTACTATTTCCAGAGTTCAGTCAGAGTACAACTCTAAAGAAATTAATAATAGTATTTGCTCTGCTACTGCTATAAGAACTTCACTTAAGGAAAATTGTAATATCTCTCAATTAAAAAAAGTTATTCCAGAAAAAACTTATAGTATATTAAACGAAAAAATAGATAATAAATTTTTTCCTATGTTTGATGAATTATTTTTTGATACTTTAAAGACAATCATACTTAGGGACATATCCAATTTAAAGGATTATTTTGAAGTAAATGAAGGTATAGAAAATAAAATTTACAAAGATATTTTTACATCTAATTCTTTATACGAATTACAATTATCAATTAAATCTAAGAGATATACTTTAACTAAAATCAAGAGAACTTTAAATAATATATTGTTAGGCATAAAAAAAAGCGATATTCACCTTGTAAAAGATATAGATATTGTTCCTTATATAAGAATACTTGCTTTTAATGACAAAGGTAGAGAAGTTCTAAAAGAGATAAAAAATAAATCTAACATAGACATAATAAATAAATTTTCAAATATATCATTTTCATTAGATGATGCTATTTTTAAAACACTTATAAGTTATGATATAAAATCTACAAATATATACAACTCAGTATATTATAGAAATAATCAAGATTTAGTAAAAGGTCCTATGGACTTTTACACTCGTCCAATATATGTAAAATAA
- a CDS encoding ketoacyl-ACP synthase III, with translation MNTKAGILGVGSYLPEKSYDNFHFEKIMDTSDEWISTRTGIKERRFVEDNEATSDLASKAALKAIECAKLNVEDIELIILATITPDMSLPSTACIVQEAIGAVNATAFDISAACSGFVYGVTIAKQFVETGCYKNVLVIGAETCSKFLNYNDRSTAVLFGDGAGAAVIGPVSEGGILSTHMGSDGRGKDCLKIPAGGSRLRASKDTVEANLHTIEMAGSDVFKFAVRKMAETSLTALEKANLNTTDIDYLIPHQANIRIIQASSKRLGLDMNKVYVNINKYGNMSAASIPVALDEAYKEGKIKKGDNVVLVGFGGGLTWGASVVKWTL, from the coding sequence ATGAATACAAAGGCTGGAATATTAGGTGTGGGAAGTTATCTACCTGAGAAATCATATGATAATTTTCACTTCGAAAAAATAATGGATACATCAGATGAGTGGATAAGCACTAGAACTGGTATTAAGGAAAGAAGATTTGTAGAAGATAATGAAGCAACTTCTGACCTAGCATCTAAGGCTGCTTTAAAAGCTATAGAGTGTGCAAAGTTAAATGTAGAGGACATAGAGTTGATTATTTTGGCAACAATTACTCCTGATATGTCTTTGCCTTCAACTGCATGTATAGTACAAGAAGCAATAGGAGCAGTGAATGCTACTGCATTTGATATATCAGCAGCTTGTTCTGGATTTGTATATGGAGTAACTATTGCAAAGCAATTTGTGGAAACTGGTTGTTATAAAAATGTACTTGTAATAGGAGCAGAAACTTGCTCAAAGTTTCTAAACTACAATGATAGGTCAACAGCAGTATTATTTGGAGATGGTGCTGGAGCAGCTGTTATTGGACCTGTAAGTGAAGGCGGAATCCTATCTACACATATGGGTTCTGATGGTAGGGGAAAAGATTGTTTAAAGATACCTGCTGGAGGTTCAAGACTTAGAGCAAGTAAAGATACTGTAGAAGCTAATCTACATACAATAGAGATGGCAGGTAGCGATGTATTTAAGTTTGCAGTTAGAAAGATGGCAGAAACATCTTTAACAGCTCTTGAAAAAGCAAATTTAAATACAACTGATATAGACTATCTAATACCACATCAAGCTAATATAAGAATAATACAAGCTTCTTCTAAGAGATTAGGGCTTGATATGAATAAGGTTTATGTAAATATAAATAAGTATGGAAATATGTCTGCTGCATCTATACCTGTTGCGCTAGATGAAGCATATAAAGAAGGAAAAATCAAAAAAGGTGATAATGTAGTTTTAGTTGGCTTTGGTGGAGGTTTAACTTGGGGAGCTTCAGTTGTTAAGTGGACTTTATAG
- the rpmF gene encoding 50S ribosomal protein L32, with protein sequence MAVPKRKTSKSNTKMRRAANSKMEATGFVSCPQCHEPKLPHRVCPDCGYYKGKEVVSK encoded by the coding sequence ATGGCAGTACCAAAGCGTAAAACGTCTAAATCAAACACAAAAATGAGAAGAGCAGCTAACTCAAAGATGGAAGCAACAGGATTTGTAAGTTGCCCACAATGTCATGAGCCAAAATTACCACATAGAGTGTGTCCAGACTGTGGATATTATAAAGGTAAAGAAGTTGTATCTAAGTAA
- the fabK gene encoding enoyl-[acyl-carrier-protein] reductase FabK, whose protein sequence is MNKICKLLNIKYPVIQGGMAWVATASLASAVSNAGGLGIIAAGNAPKEAIKEEIVKCKELTDKPFGVNVMLMSPFVDDIIDLIIEEKVQVITTGAGNPAKYMDRLKEAGTKVIPVVPTIALAQRMEKLGATAVIAEGTEGGGHIGELTTMVLVPQVADAVNIPVIAAGGIVDGRGIVASFALGANAVQVGTRFICSEECSVHLNYKELVLKAKDRDAIVTGRSTGHPVRTLKNKLSKEFLKMEQNGATPEELDQKGTGALRFATVDGDIEKGSFMAGQSAAMVKKITPCKEIIETMVNQAKEIMPGIEL, encoded by the coding sequence ATGAATAAAATTTGCAAACTGTTAAATATAAAATACCCAGTTATCCAAGGGGGAATGGCATGGGTAGCTACTGCATCATTAGCAAGTGCTGTATCTAATGCAGGTGGACTTGGAATAATAGCAGCAGGAAATGCACCAAAAGAAGCTATAAAGGAAGAAATTGTTAAATGTAAAGAATTAACAGATAAACCTTTTGGTGTAAATGTAATGCTTATGTCACCATTTGTAGATGATATAATAGATTTAATTATAGAAGAGAAGGTTCAAGTTATTACTACTGGCGCTGGAAATCCTGCAAAGTATATGGACAGATTAAAAGAAGCTGGAACAAAAGTTATACCTGTAGTACCAACAATAGCTTTAGCGCAAAGAATGGAAAAGTTAGGAGCTACAGCAGTAATAGCTGAAGGGACAGAAGGTGGAGGACACATAGGAGAGCTTACTACTATGGTTTTAGTTCCACAAGTTGCTGATGCTGTTAATATACCTGTAATAGCAGCAGGAGGTATTGTAGATGGTAGAGGTATTGTTGCTTCATTTGCACTGGGTGCGAATGCAGTTCAAGTAGGAACTAGATTTATTTGTAGTGAAGAGTGTTCTGTACATTTAAACTACAAAGAATTAGTGTTAAAAGCAAAAGATAGAGATGCAATTGTTACAGGAAGAAGCACAGGTCATCCAGTAAGAACATTAAAAAATAAATTATCAAAAGAATTCTTAAAGATGGAACAAAATGGAGCTACTCCTGAAGAATTAGACCAAAAAGGTACAGGTGCTTTAAGATTTGCAACAGTAGATGGAGATATAGAAAAAGGTTCATTTATGGCAGGTCAAAGTGCTGCTATGGTAAAAAAAATAACACCTTGTAAAGAAATTATAGAAACTATGGTAAATCAAGCAAAAGAGATTATGCCAGGCATAGAACTGTAA